One window of the Rhipicephalus sanguineus isolate Rsan-2018 chromosome 2, BIME_Rsan_1.4, whole genome shotgun sequence genome contains the following:
- the LOC119381800 gene encoding uncharacterized protein LOC119381800: protein MCCVPQCTNRAVKDEISLHSFPLDARLKKEWVVKLRIGKPVTPPMKVCSAHFISEDFFWSSIDPKVWTPNRRRLKKTAVPSQNLPIRTHDKKDLSRIQEGAARDARASARHCQALEAVKKWQGRN, encoded by the exons ATGTGTTGCGTGCCTCAGTGCACGAACCGAGCGGTGAAGGATGAGATAAGCCTTCATTCGTTCCCGCTGGACGCGCGACTTAAGAAGGAGTGGGTGGTGAAGCTCCGGATCGGCAAGCCCGTGACGCCGCCAATGAAGGTTTGCAGCGCACATTTCATCTCCGAAGACTTCTTCTGGAGCAGCATTG ACCCCAAAGTGTGGACGCCTAATCGAAGACGACTGAAGAAGACTGCTGTGCCTTCACAGAACTTGCCCATAAGAACTCATGACAAAAAGGACTTGTCAAGGATACAGGAAGGAGCAGCGCGAGATGCCCGTGCCTCTGCTAGACATTGTCAGG CTCTAGAAGCAGTGAAGAAATGGCAGGGCAGAAATTGA